A genomic region of Ewingella sp. CoE-038-23 contains the following coding sequences:
- the yfbR gene encoding 5'-deoxynucleotidase, giving the protein MSQSHFFAHLSRLKLIGRWPLMRNVRTENVSEHSLQVAFVAHALALIKNRKFNGNLNAERVALLAMYHDASEVLTGDMPTPIKYYNPQIAHEYKKIEKIAQQKLIEMLPLELQDDFRSLIDEHYYSEEEKLTVKQADALCAYLKCLEELSAGNNEFKLAKARLEKTLALRQSPEMDYFMEVFIPSFSLSLDEISLDSPL; this is encoded by the coding sequence ATGAGCCAAAGCCACTTCTTTGCCCACCTGTCTCGTTTGAAATTGATTGGCCGCTGGCCGCTGATGCGCAATGTGCGTACTGAGAACGTCTCTGAGCACAGCCTGCAGGTGGCTTTCGTCGCCCACGCCCTGGCCCTGATCAAAAACCGCAAGTTTAATGGCAACCTCAATGCCGAGCGCGTCGCTCTGCTGGCGATGTACCACGACGCCAGCGAGGTGCTGACCGGCGACATGCCGACGCCCATCAAGTATTACAACCCGCAGATCGCCCACGAATACAAAAAGATAGAGAAAATTGCTCAGCAGAAGCTGATCGAGATGCTGCCGCTGGAGCTGCAGGATGATTTCCGTTCATTGATTGACGAGCACTATTACAGTGAAGAGGAAAAACTGACGGTGAAACAGGCGGATGCCCTATGCGCCTATTTGAAATGTCTGGAAGAGTTGTCGGCGGGTAATAACGAATTCAAGCTGGCGAAGGCCCGTCTGGAGAAGACGCTGGCGCTGCGCCAAAGCCCGGAAATGGACTACTTTATGGAGGTCTTCATTCCGAGCTTTAGTCTGTCACTGGATGAAATCAGCCTCGACTCCCCGCTCTGA
- a CDS encoding pyridoxal phosphate-dependent aminotransferase yields the protein MSPIEKSRKLDNVCYDIRGPVLKEAKRLEEEGNKVLKLNIGNPAPFGFDAPDEILVDVIRNLPTAQGYCDSKGLFSARKAIMQHYQAREMRDITVEDIYIGNGVSELIVQSMQALLNTGDEMLVPAPDYPLWTAAVSLSGGNAVHYLCDEGADWFPDLDDIRAKITPRTRGIVIINPNNPTGAVYSKELLLEIVKIAREHNLIIFSDEIYDKILYDDAEHISIASLAPDLLTVTFNGLSKTYRVAGFRQGWMVLNGPKKHAKGYIEGLEMLASMRLCANVPMQHAIQTALGGYQSISEFIQPGGRLYEQRDRAWELINQIPGVSCVKPKGALYMFPKIDAKRFNIHDDQKMVLDLLLQQKVLLVQGSAFNWPYPDHVRIVTLPRVDELEMAVGKLGRFLETYRQ from the coding sequence ATGTCCCCGATTGAAAAATCCCGCAAACTGGACAACGTCTGCTACGACATTCGCGGCCCGGTACTCAAAGAAGCAAAACGTCTGGAAGAAGAAGGTAATAAGGTCCTCAAACTGAACATCGGCAACCCTGCCCCGTTCGGTTTTGACGCGCCTGATGAGATTCTGGTCGACGTTATCCGAAACTTACCGACCGCTCAGGGTTATTGTGACTCGAAAGGCCTTTTTTCTGCCCGTAAAGCCATCATGCAGCATTATCAGGCGCGCGAAATGCGTGATATCACCGTTGAAGATATCTATATCGGCAACGGCGTGTCTGAACTGATCGTGCAATCAATGCAGGCGCTGTTGAATACCGGCGACGAAATGCTGGTTCCGGCTCCTGATTACCCACTGTGGACCGCCGCAGTTTCGCTGTCCGGCGGTAATGCCGTTCACTATCTTTGCGACGAAGGAGCAGACTGGTTCCCGGACCTCGACGACATTCGCGCCAAAATCACCCCGCGCACTCGCGGGATTGTGATCATCAACCCGAACAACCCGACGGGCGCGGTTTATAGCAAAGAGCTGCTGCTGGAGATCGTCAAGATAGCTCGCGAGCACAACCTGATCATCTTCTCTGATGAAATCTACGACAAGATTCTGTATGACGACGCCGAGCACATTTCTATCGCTTCGCTGGCGCCGGACCTGTTGACCGTTACCTTTAACGGCCTGTCGAAAACCTACCGCGTGGCGGGTTTCCGTCAGGGCTGGATGGTGCTGAACGGGCCGAAAAAACACGCCAAAGGCTATATCGAAGGTTTGGAAATGCTGGCGTCGATGCGCCTGTGCGCCAACGTGCCGATGCAGCACGCCATTCAAACCGCGCTGGGCGGCTACCAAAGTATCAGCGAGTTTATTCAGCCGGGCGGCCGCCTGTATGAACAGCGGGACAGAGCCTGGGAGTTGATCAATCAGATCCCGGGGGTCTCCTGCGTCAAGCCGAAAGGCGCGCTGTACATGTTCCCGAAAATCGACGCCAAGCGTTTTAATATTCACGATGACCAGAAGATGGTGCTGGATCTGCTGTTACAGCAAAAAGTCCTGCTGGTTCAAGGCTCGGCGTTCAACTGGCCGTATCCTGACCACGTGCGCATCGTCACCCTGCCGCGCGTCGACGAGCTGGAAATGGCCGTGGGTAAACTCGGTCGCTTCCTCGAAACCTATCGTCAGTAA